The following proteins come from a genomic window of Kitasatospora sp. NBC_01246:
- a CDS encoding glycerol-3-phosphate dehydrogenase/oxidase, with product MATIPTLGAERFAGRTASRAETRELLGKATYDLLVIGGGILGTAVAWTASQAGLKVAMVDAGDFAGATSSASSKLVHGGLRYLQTGAVKLVAENHKERRALATDVAPHLVNPLTFFVPVYKGGPHSAPKLGAGVFLYSALSAFRDGMGRVSTAAHAAQQVPALRTEGLRSVAVYGDHQMNDSRVAVMTVRAAVDAGAVVLNHAEVTGLRFTGGRVTGADLKDRLDGTEFGVNARLVLNATGPWVDHLRTMEDAGAAPSIRLSKGAHVVVKRRAPWRAALTIPIDKYRVSFAIPWEDHVLLGTTDEEYTGDPQDVRATEADIDQIMGEAAHAIRDEHIDRDLITYAFAGLRVLPGGPGDTAAAKRETVVTEGRGGMLSVAGGKWTTYRHIGRTVLEKLAHVPGTTLGEDMSTIARTVPLPGVGAPNAVAHRLLIDREPGSRMEPLVAKHLASHYGTLSFEIARMIDENPELGRPIHEDGPDVWAQVAYAADSEWAYTTDDVLRRRTTMTVRGLDTPEIRSEVDAFLAKRAK from the coding sequence ATGGCAACCATCCCGACCCTGGGCGCCGAGCGCTTCGCCGGCCGCACCGCCTCCCGCGCCGAGACCCGCGAGCTGCTGGGCAAGGCCACCTACGACCTGCTGGTGATCGGGGGCGGCATCCTCGGCACGGCCGTCGCCTGGACCGCGTCCCAGGCGGGCCTCAAGGTCGCCATGGTCGATGCCGGCGACTTCGCCGGGGCCACCTCCAGTGCCTCCTCGAAGCTCGTGCACGGCGGTCTGCGCTACCTGCAGACCGGGGCGGTCAAGCTGGTCGCCGAGAACCACAAGGAGCGCCGCGCGCTCGCCACCGACGTGGCCCCGCACCTGGTCAACCCGCTGACCTTCTTCGTGCCGGTCTACAAGGGCGGCCCGCACAGCGCGCCCAAGCTCGGCGCCGGTGTGTTCCTCTACTCGGCGCTCTCCGCCTTCCGCGACGGCATGGGCCGGGTCTCCACCGCCGCGCACGCCGCCCAGCAGGTGCCCGCGCTGCGCACCGAGGGCCTGCGCTCGGTGGCCGTCTACGGCGACCACCAGATGAACGACTCGCGCGTCGCCGTGATGACGGTGCGCGCCGCCGTCGACGCCGGCGCCGTGGTGCTCAACCACGCCGAGGTCACCGGCCTGCGCTTCACCGGCGGCCGGGTCACCGGCGCCGACCTCAAGGACCGCCTGGACGGCACCGAGTTCGGCGTGAACGCCCGCCTGGTGCTCAACGCCACCGGCCCGTGGGTCGACCACCTGCGCACCATGGAGGACGCCGGCGCCGCGCCGTCGATCCGCCTCTCCAAGGGCGCCCACGTCGTGGTCAAGCGCCGTGCCCCGTGGCGCGCCGCGCTGACCATCCCGATCGACAAGTACCGCGTCTCCTTCGCCATCCCGTGGGAGGACCACGTCCTGCTCGGCACCACCGACGAGGAGTACACCGGCGACCCGCAGGACGTCCGGGCCACCGAGGCGGACATCGACCAGATCATGGGCGAGGCCGCGCACGCCATCCGTGACGAGCACATCGACCGCGACCTGATCACCTACGCCTTCGCCGGCCTGCGGGTGCTGCCCGGCGGCCCCGGCGACACCGCCGCCGCCAAGCGCGAGACGGTCGTCACCGAGGGCCGGGGCGGCATGCTGTCGGTCGCCGGCGGCAAGTGGACCACCTACCGGCACATCGGCCGGACCGTGCTGGAGAAGCTGGCCCACGTGCCCGGCACCACGCTCGGCGAGGACATGTCGACCATCGCCCGGACCGTCCCGCTGCCCGGCGTCGGCGCGCCGAACGCCGTCGCGCACCGCCTGCTGATCGACCGTGAGCCCGGCTCCCGGATGGAGCCGCTGGTCGCCAAGCACCTGGCCAGCCACTACGGCACGCTCTCCTTCGAGATCGCCCGCATGATCGACGAGAACCCGGAGCTCGGCCGGCCGATCCACGAGGACGGCCCGGACGTCTGGGCCCAGGTCGCCTACGCCGCCGACAGCGAGTGGGCGTACACCACGGACGACGTGCTGCGCCGCCGCACCACGATGACCGTCCGCGGCCTGGACACGCCGGAGATCCGCTCCGAGGTCGACGCCTTCCTGGCGAAGCGCGCCAAGTGA
- a CDS encoding IclR family transcriptional regulator yields the protein MPGPIQSLSRAAAIMRLLAGGERRLGLSEVATALGLAKGTAHGILRTLQQEGFVEQDPESGKYQLGAELLRLGQSYLDVHELRARALVWADDLARAAGETVYLGVLHQQGVLIVHHVFRPDDTRQVLEVGSMQPLHSTALGKVLLAYDPVARGELGDGPLEAYTARTLTDLADVDAEAALTRERGWTDSIEETWEGVASIGALIQDRRRNPVGAVCVSGPVERVCEDGFVRPSLVASVRSAARAISRDLGAGRF from the coding sequence ATGCCCGGCCCGATCCAGTCGCTCTCCCGGGCCGCCGCGATCATGCGCCTGCTGGCCGGCGGCGAGCGCCGCCTGGGGCTGTCCGAGGTCGCGACGGCCCTGGGCCTCGCCAAGGGCACCGCCCACGGGATCCTGCGCACCCTCCAGCAGGAGGGGTTCGTCGAGCAGGACCCGGAGAGCGGCAAGTACCAGCTGGGCGCGGAGCTGCTGCGGCTGGGCCAGAGCTACCTGGACGTGCACGAGCTGCGCGCCCGGGCCCTGGTCTGGGCGGACGACCTGGCCAGGGCGGCCGGCGAGACCGTCTACCTCGGGGTGCTCCACCAGCAGGGCGTGCTGATCGTGCATCACGTCTTCCGCCCGGACGACACCCGGCAGGTGCTGGAGGTCGGCTCGATGCAGCCGCTGCACAGCACCGCCCTCGGCAAGGTGCTGCTGGCGTACGACCCGGTGGCCCGCGGGGAGCTGGGCGACGGCCCACTGGAGGCGTACACCGCGCGGACCCTGACCGACCTGGCGGACGTGGACGCCGAGGCGGCGCTGACCCGGGAGCGCGGCTGGACCGACTCGATCGAGGAGACCTGGGAGGGCGTGGCCTCGATCGGCGCGCTGATCCAGGACCGGCGGCGCAACCCGGTCGGCGCGGTCTGCGTCAGCGGCCCGGTGGAGCGGGTCTGCGAGGACGGCTTCGTGCGGCCCTCGCTGGTCGCCTCGGTGCGCAGCGCGGCCCGGGCGATCTCCCGGGACCTGGGCGCCGGACGGTTCTGA
- a CDS encoding MIP/aquaporin family protein: MDKGVFVSAFSNGDIFVGETLGTAALILLGGGVCAAVTLKKSKALNAGWLAITFGWGFAVMIAAYMSAPKSGAHLNPAVTLALAVDSGDWSKVPVYLGSQLLGAMIGAVLVWVTYLGQFQANKEATLGIFSTGPEIRNPVQNLLTEIIGTMVLCLGILTQGLNKGLGLSGTGILIVALTVVGIGLSLGGPTGYAINPVRDLGPRIVHSLLPIPNKGGSDWSYAWIPVAGPVIGGLLAGGLYHVAF; the protein is encoded by the coding sequence ATGGACAAGGGAGTCTTTGTGTCCGCGTTCTCCAACGGCGACATCTTCGTCGGCGAAACCCTCGGCACCGCCGCGCTGATACTTCTCGGCGGCGGCGTCTGTGCCGCCGTGACGCTCAAGAAGTCGAAGGCCCTCAACGCCGGCTGGCTGGCGATCACCTTCGGCTGGGGCTTCGCGGTGATGATCGCCGCCTACATGTCGGCCCCCAAGTCGGGCGCGCACCTGAACCCGGCCGTCACCCTGGCCCTCGCCGTCGACAGCGGCGACTGGAGCAAGGTGCCGGTCTACCTCGGCTCCCAGCTGCTCGGCGCGATGATCGGCGCCGTCCTCGTGTGGGTCACCTACCTCGGCCAGTTCCAGGCCAACAAGGAGGCGACCCTGGGCATCTTCTCGACCGGTCCCGAGATCCGGAACCCGGTCCAGAACCTGCTCACCGAGATCATCGGCACCATGGTCCTCTGCCTGGGCATCCTCACCCAGGGCCTGAACAAGGGCCTCGGCCTCTCCGGCACCGGCATCCTGATCGTCGCCCTCACCGTCGTCGGCATCGGCCTCTCGCTCGGCGGCCCGACCGGCTACGCGATCAACCCGGTCCGCGACCTGGGCCCGCGCATCGTGCACTCGCTCCTGCCGATCCCGAACAAGGGCGGCTCCGACTGGTCCTACGCCTGGATCCCGGTGGCCGGCCCGGTCATCGGCGGCCTGCTGGCCGGCGGCCTGTACCACGTCGCCTTCTGA
- a CDS encoding GntP family permease, whose product MTPTLLAAAAPPALPHTDSDAQLLIAVLLSIGAIVVLITRLKLHPFLALTLGSGLLAAVAGAPFDKLLGSFSTGFGATVAGVGLLIGLGAMLGKLLADSGGANIIADTVLARSGPRALPWAMALIAAVLGLPLFFEVGVVLLIPIVLLVARRGNVPLMRIGIPALAGLSVLHGLVPPHPGPLVAVDALKADLGITLALGLLIAVPTLIVAGPLFARLAERWVGPLEIPQATAPEETEKPAHTPGFGAVLATILLPVALMLGKALVDVVVDDPKAMPQRIFDFIGSPLIALLAATLLGMVTLGRAAGFTKDRISDTVGKSLGPIAGIVFIVGAGGGFKQTLIDVGVGNAVSEWSAKWHISALLLGWLIAVLIRLATGSATVATITAAGILAPLAADMSATHAALLVLAIGAGSLFFSHVNDAGFWLVKEYFGMSVGQTLKSWSVMETVISVVAIALIMPLSLII is encoded by the coding sequence GTGACCCCCACCCTGCTCGCGGCGGCCGCCCCACCGGCCCTGCCGCACACCGACAGCGACGCCCAGCTGCTGATCGCGGTCCTGCTCAGCATCGGCGCCATCGTGGTGCTGATCACCCGGCTGAAGCTCCACCCGTTCCTCGCCCTCACACTCGGCTCGGGCCTGCTGGCCGCCGTCGCGGGCGCCCCCTTCGACAAGCTGCTGGGCAGCTTCTCCACGGGGTTCGGCGCGACCGTCGCGGGCGTCGGCCTGCTGATCGGGCTCGGCGCGATGCTCGGCAAACTGCTCGCCGACTCCGGCGGGGCGAACATCATCGCCGACACCGTGCTCGCCCGCTCCGGGCCCAGGGCGCTGCCCTGGGCGATGGCGCTGATCGCGGCCGTCCTCGGCCTGCCGCTGTTCTTCGAGGTCGGGGTCGTCCTCCTGATCCCGATCGTGCTGCTGGTGGCCCGCCGCGGCAACGTCCCGCTGATGCGGATCGGCATCCCCGCGCTGGCCGGGCTCTCGGTGCTGCACGGCCTCGTCCCGCCGCACCCCGGTCCGCTGGTGGCCGTCGACGCGCTGAAGGCCGACCTCGGCATCACCCTGGCGCTCGGCCTGCTGATCGCCGTGCCGACGCTGATCGTCGCCGGCCCGCTGTTCGCCCGGCTCGCCGAGCGCTGGGTCGGCCCGCTGGAGATCCCGCAGGCCACCGCGCCCGAGGAGACGGAGAAGCCCGCGCACACCCCGGGCTTCGGCGCGGTCCTCGCCACCATCCTGCTGCCGGTCGCCCTGATGCTCGGCAAGGCCCTGGTCGACGTCGTCGTCGACGACCCGAAGGCGATGCCGCAGCGGATCTTCGACTTCATCGGCTCGCCGCTGATCGCCCTGCTCGCCGCGACCCTGCTCGGCATGGTGACGCTCGGCCGGGCGGCCGGCTTCACCAAGGACCGGATCTCCGACACCGTCGGGAAGTCGCTCGGCCCGATCGCGGGCATCGTCTTCATCGTCGGCGCGGGCGGCGGCTTCAAGCAGACCCTGATCGACGTCGGTGTGGGCAACGCGGTCAGCGAGTGGTCCGCCAAGTGGCACATCTCGGCGCTGCTGCTCGGCTGGCTGATCGCCGTGCTGATCCGCCTGGCCACCGGCTCCGCCACGGTCGCCACGATCACCGCCGCGGGCATCCTCGCCCCGCTCGCCGCCGACATGTCCGCGACCCACGCGGCGCTGCTGGTGCTGGCCATCGGCGCCGGTTCGCTGTTCTTCTCGCACGTCAACGACGCCGGCTTCTGGCTGGTGAAGGAGTACTTCGGGATGAGCGTCGGCCAGACCCTCAAGTCCTGGTCGGTGATGGAGACCGTGATCTCGGTCGTCGCCATCGCCCTGATCATGCCGCTCAGCCTGATCATCTGA
- the glpK gene encoding glycerol kinase GlpK: MTSIGTGNYIAAIDQGTTSSRCIIFGEDGRIVAVDQQEHRQIFPQPGYVEHDAAEIWTRVQSVVRGALEKAGLTKDDIRAIGITNQRETTVLWDKNTGEPVHNALVWQDTRTEGLCRELGRNVGQDRFRRETGLPLASYFAGPKIRWLLDNVEGLRERAEAGDILFGTMDTWVIWNLTGGVNGGKHVTDVTNASRTMLMNLRSLEWDDKIAESMGVPMAVLPEIRSSAEVYGEAVGDLAGVPVASALGDQQAALFGQTCFDKGEAKSTYGTGTFLLLNTGEEVVNSYHGLLTTVGYRIGDQKPVYALEGSIAVTGSLVQWLRDQLGIISTAAEIETLANTVEDNGGAYFVPAFSGLFAPYWRSDARGVIAGLTRYVTKGHLARAVLEATAWQTREVVDAMQKDSGVELTALKVDGGMTSNNLLMQNIADVLDAPVERPYVAETTALGAAYAAGLAVGFWSDLDTLRANWHRAAEWTPRMDEATREREYKKWLKAVERTMGWVEEDEQI; the protein is encoded by the coding sequence ATGACCTCCATTGGCACCGGTAACTACATCGCCGCGATCGACCAGGGCACCACCTCCAGCCGTTGCATCATCTTCGGCGAGGACGGCCGGATCGTCGCCGTCGACCAGCAGGAGCACCGGCAGATCTTCCCCCAGCCCGGCTACGTCGAGCACGACGCCGCCGAGATCTGGACCCGGGTGCAGTCGGTGGTCCGCGGCGCGCTGGAGAAGGCCGGTCTGACCAAGGACGACATCCGCGCGATCGGCATCACCAACCAGCGCGAGACCACCGTCCTGTGGGACAAGAACACCGGCGAGCCGGTGCACAACGCGCTGGTGTGGCAGGACACCCGCACCGAGGGACTCTGCCGCGAGCTGGGCCGCAACGTCGGCCAGGACCGCTTCCGCCGCGAGACCGGCCTCCCGCTGGCCAGCTACTTCGCCGGCCCGAAGATCCGCTGGCTGCTGGACAACGTCGAGGGCCTGCGCGAGCGCGCCGAGGCCGGCGACATCCTGTTCGGCACCATGGACACCTGGGTGATCTGGAACCTCACCGGTGGTGTCAACGGCGGCAAGCACGTCACCGACGTCACCAACGCCAGCCGCACCATGCTGATGAACCTGCGCTCGCTGGAGTGGGACGACAAGATCGCCGAGTCGATGGGCGTGCCGATGGCCGTCCTGCCGGAGATCCGCTCCTCCGCCGAGGTCTACGGCGAGGCCGTCGGCGACCTGGCCGGCGTGCCGGTCGCCTCCGCCCTCGGCGACCAGCAGGCCGCGCTGTTCGGCCAGACCTGCTTCGACAAGGGCGAGGCCAAGTCGACCTACGGCACCGGGACCTTCCTGCTGCTGAACACCGGCGAGGAGGTCGTCAACTCGTACCACGGGCTGCTGACCACCGTCGGCTACCGGATCGGCGACCAGAAGCCGGTGTACGCGCTGGAGGGCTCGATCGCCGTCACCGGCTCGCTCGTCCAGTGGCTGCGCGACCAGCTCGGCATCATCTCCACCGCCGCCGAGATCGAGACCCTCGCCAACACCGTCGAGGACAACGGCGGCGCCTACTTCGTCCCGGCCTTCTCCGGCCTGTTCGCCCCGTACTGGCGCTCCGACGCCCGCGGTGTGATCGCCGGTCTGACCCGGTACGTCACCAAGGGCCACCTGGCCCGGGCCGTGCTGGAGGCCACCGCCTGGCAGACCCGCGAGGTCGTCGACGCCATGCAGAAGGACTCCGGCGTCGAGCTCACCGCCCTCAAGGTCGACGGCGGCATGACCAGCAACAACCTGCTCATGCAGAACATCGCCGACGTGCTGGACGCTCCCGTCGAGCGCCCGTACGTGGCCGAGACCACCGCGCTGGGCGCCGCCTACGCGGCCGGCCTGGCGGTCGGCTTCTGGAGCGACCTGGACACCCTGCGGGCCAACTGGCACCGCGCCGCCGAGTGGACCCCGCGCATGGACGAGGCCACCCGGGAGCGCGAGTACAAGAAGTGGCTCAAGGCCGTGGAGCGCACCATGGGCTGGGTGGAGGAGGACGAGCAGATCTGA
- a CDS encoding acetoacetate--CoA ligase produces MSTPSQDQPLWRPNPARAAATGLVAFQAWAAEHHGAPAAPLAPVDSDEQAARRYADLHSWSTEDLDRFWTAVTQWFGVRFTEAPEAVLAEAAMPGARWFPGARLNYAEHALRAADDEANADKPAILHLDETTEQPTVLTWSELRRQVGSLAAALRARGIGPGDRVSAYLPNIPQAAVALLASAAVGAVWTSCAPDFGARSVLDRLQQIEPAVLFAVDGYHYGGKDHDRAEVVAELRRELPSLRTVVHVPLLGAPAPDGALHWDDLVADDVEPVFEAVPFDHPLWVLYSSGTTGLPKAIVQSQGGILLEHLKQAGLHLDLGPEDRFLWYTSTGWMMWNFLLAGLLTGSTIVTYDGSPGHPDTGALWSVAARTGATVLGTSAAYVIASRKAELHPGRDLDLSAVRCIGTTGSPLPPDGFRWIYDEVKQDVWLASVSGGTDVCSCFVGGVPTLPVYLGEIQAPCLGAAVESWDVHGRPLTDAVGELVVTKPIPSMPTGFWNDPDGARYHDSYFEMYPGIWRHGDWITVTSRGTVVIHGRSDSTLNRQGVRMGSSDIYEVVERLPEIAESLVIGLEEPDGGYWMPLFVVLAPGAVLDDGLVGRIRTSLRTELSPRHVPDEVIAVRGLPHTLTGKRIEVPVKRLLSGTPLEQAVNPGSVDDIEHLRYFEQLRRDRRA; encoded by the coding sequence GTGAGCACCCCATCCCAGGACCAGCCGCTCTGGCGCCCCAACCCCGCTCGCGCCGCAGCCACCGGCCTCGTGGCCTTCCAGGCCTGGGCCGCCGAACACCACGGCGCACCGGCCGCCCCGCTGGCCCCCGTCGACAGCGACGAGCAGGCCGCCCGGCGCTACGCCGACCTGCACAGCTGGTCCACCGAGGACCTCGACCGCTTCTGGACGGCCGTCACCCAGTGGTTCGGCGTCCGCTTCACCGAGGCCCCCGAAGCCGTCCTCGCCGAAGCCGCCATGCCCGGCGCCCGCTGGTTCCCCGGCGCCCGCCTCAACTACGCCGAGCACGCCCTGCGCGCAGCCGACGACGAGGCCAACGCCGACAAGCCGGCGATCCTCCACCTGGACGAGACCACCGAGCAGCCGACCGTCCTCACCTGGTCCGAGCTCCGCCGCCAGGTCGGCTCGCTCGCCGCCGCCCTCCGGGCCCGCGGCATCGGCCCCGGCGACCGCGTCAGCGCCTACCTGCCCAACATCCCGCAGGCCGCCGTCGCCCTCCTCGCCAGCGCCGCCGTCGGCGCGGTCTGGACCAGCTGCGCCCCCGACTTCGGCGCCCGCAGCGTCCTCGACCGCCTCCAGCAGATCGAGCCCGCCGTCCTCTTCGCCGTCGACGGCTACCACTACGGCGGCAAGGACCACGACCGCGCCGAGGTCGTCGCCGAACTCCGCCGCGAGCTCCCCAGCCTGCGCACCGTCGTCCACGTCCCGCTGCTCGGCGCGCCCGCCCCCGACGGCGCCCTGCACTGGGACGACCTGGTCGCCGACGACGTCGAGCCGGTCTTCGAGGCCGTCCCCTTCGACCACCCGCTCTGGGTCCTCTACTCCTCCGGGACGACCGGCCTGCCCAAGGCCATCGTCCAGAGCCAGGGCGGCATCCTGCTGGAGCACCTCAAGCAGGCCGGGCTCCACCTTGACCTCGGCCCCGAGGACCGCTTCCTCTGGTACACCTCCACCGGCTGGATGATGTGGAACTTCCTCCTCGCCGGCCTGCTCACCGGGTCCACGATCGTCACCTACGACGGCAGCCCCGGGCACCCGGACACCGGCGCCCTCTGGTCCGTCGCCGCCCGGACCGGCGCCACCGTCCTCGGCACCTCCGCGGCCTACGTCATCGCCAGCCGCAAGGCCGAGCTGCACCCCGGCCGCGACCTCGACCTCTCCGCCGTCCGCTGCATCGGCACCACCGGTTCCCCGCTCCCGCCCGACGGCTTCCGCTGGATCTACGACGAGGTCAAGCAGGACGTCTGGCTCGCCTCCGTCAGCGGCGGCACCGACGTCTGCTCCTGCTTCGTCGGCGGCGTCCCGACCCTGCCGGTGTACCTCGGTGAGATCCAGGCCCCCTGCCTCGGCGCCGCCGTCGAGTCCTGGGACGTCCACGGCCGCCCGCTCACCGACGCGGTCGGCGAACTCGTCGTCACCAAGCCGATCCCGTCCATGCCCACCGGCTTCTGGAACGACCCCGACGGCGCCCGCTACCACGACAGCTACTTCGAGATGTACCCCGGCATCTGGCGCCACGGCGACTGGATCACCGTCACCTCCCGCGGCACCGTGGTCATCCACGGCCGCTCCGACTCGACGCTCAACCGCCAGGGCGTCCGGATGGGCTCCTCCGACATCTACGAGGTCGTCGAGCGCCTCCCCGAGATCGCCGAGTCCCTGGTCATCGGCCTGGAGGAGCCCGACGGCGGCTACTGGATGCCGCTCTTCGTCGTGCTCGCCCCCGGCGCGGTCCTCGACGACGGCCTGGTCGGCCGGATCCGCACCTCGCTGCGCACCGAGCTCTCCCCGCGCCACGTCCCCGACGAGGTCATCGCCGTCCGCGGCCTGCCCCACACCCTCACCGGCAAGCGGATCGAGGTCCCGGTGAAGCGCCTGCTCTCCGGCACCCCGCTGGAGCAGGCAGTGAACCCGGGTTCGGTCGACGACATCGAGCACCTGCGCTACTTCGAGCAGCTCCGCCGCGACCGCCGGGCCTGA
- the mmuM gene encoding homocysteine S-methyltransferase has protein sequence MPAPAPPGFAAALAAGPLVLDGGLSNQLAAAGYDLSDALWSARLLADAPEAVVAAHRAYFEAGAEVAITATYQASFEGFARRGLGRADAERLLALGVELARRAAAPVRADRPLWVAASVGPYGAALADGSEYRGRYGLTTAELEAFHRPRLEVLAAAGPDVLALETVPDADEARALLRAVRGLGVPAWLSFSVAGDRTRAGQPLAEAFAPAADADEVVAVGVNCCTPQDADRAVATAARVTGKPVVVYPNSGERWDAGARAWRGAATFGVPGAAPGGGRAGVAGWLADGARLVGGCCRVGPREIAALAAEVARGRD, from the coding sequence ATGCCCGCCCCTGCCCCGCCGGGCTTCGCCGCCGCGCTGGCCGCCGGTCCGCTGGTCCTGGACGGCGGGCTGTCCAACCAGCTGGCGGCGGCCGGGTACGACCTGTCGGACGCGCTGTGGTCGGCCCGGCTGCTGGCGGACGCCCCGGAGGCGGTGGTCGCCGCGCACCGGGCGTACTTCGAGGCCGGGGCGGAGGTCGCGATCACCGCGACCTACCAGGCGAGCTTCGAGGGGTTCGCCCGGCGCGGGCTGGGCCGGGCGGACGCGGAGCGGCTGCTGGCGCTCGGGGTGGAGCTGGCGCGCCGCGCCGCGGCGCCGGTCCGGGCGGACCGGCCGCTGTGGGTCGCCGCGTCGGTGGGGCCGTACGGCGCCGCGCTGGCCGACGGCTCGGAGTACCGGGGCCGGTACGGGCTGACGACCGCCGAGCTGGAGGCGTTCCACCGGCCGCGGCTGGAGGTGCTGGCGGCCGCCGGGCCGGACGTGCTGGCGCTGGAGACGGTGCCCGACGCGGACGAGGCGCGGGCGCTGCTGCGGGCGGTGCGCGGGCTGGGCGTGCCGGCCTGGCTGTCGTTCAGCGTGGCGGGCGACCGGACCAGGGCCGGGCAGCCGCTGGCGGAGGCCTTCGCGCCGGCCGCGGACGCCGACGAGGTGGTCGCGGTGGGGGTGAACTGCTGCACGCCGCAGGACGCCGACCGGGCGGTGGCGACGGCGGCCCGGGTGACCGGCAAGCCGGTGGTGGTCTATCCGAACAGCGGCGAGCGCTGGGACGCCGGGGCCCGTGCCTGGCGCGGTGCGGCGACGTTCGGCGTGCCCGGGGCCGCTCCCGGCGGCGGCCGGGCTGGGGTGGCGGGGTGGCTGGCCGACGGCGCCCGGCTGGTGGGCGGCTGCTGCCGGGTGGGCCCGCGGGAGATCGCGGCGCTGGCCGCCGAGGTGGCGCGCGGGCGGGACTGA
- a CDS encoding NUDIX hydrolase yields MTVERPPAHENDWLAAYDPRAYTPVAVTVDVVALTLRHGSLHVLLVERAAPPYQGYWALPGGFLRAGEEGLDEAAARELAEETGLLGTADAEAALSRIHLEQLGTYGAPTRDPRMHVVSVAYLAFAPDLPDPQAGSDAATAAWHAVTDLDLRPSTGRSPAAGVPADTHGGGVGGHTGHQPAADGPAGTTTLAFDHARIVADGLDRARAKIEYSPLATAFLQYDFTIPELRAVYEAVWDEKLHPGNFHRKVLSVPGFVESTGTTTERGGARGGPRARTYHAGDAHLLHPALLRPTREDEIR; encoded by the coding sequence ATGACCGTGGAACGACCGCCCGCCCACGAGAACGACTGGCTCGCCGCCTACGACCCGCGCGCCTACACGCCCGTCGCCGTCACCGTCGACGTCGTCGCCCTGACGCTGCGCCACGGCAGCCTGCACGTCCTGCTGGTCGAGCGCGCCGCGCCGCCCTACCAGGGGTACTGGGCACTGCCCGGCGGCTTCCTGCGGGCCGGCGAGGAAGGGCTCGACGAGGCCGCCGCCCGCGAGCTCGCCGAGGAGACCGGCCTGCTCGGCACCGCCGACGCCGAGGCCGCCCTCAGCCGGATCCACCTCGAACAGCTCGGGACGTACGGCGCCCCCACCCGGGACCCGCGCATGCACGTGGTCTCCGTCGCCTACCTCGCCTTCGCCCCCGACCTGCCCGACCCGCAGGCCGGCTCGGACGCGGCCACCGCCGCCTGGCACGCCGTCACCGACCTCGACCTCCGGCCGTCCACCGGCCGGTCCCCAGCCGCCGGTGTGCCCGCCGACACCCACGGGGGTGGCGTCGGCGGGCACACCGGCCACCAACCCGCGGCCGACGGCCCCGCCGGCACCACGACGCTCGCCTTCGACCACGCCCGGATCGTCGCCGACGGCCTCGACCGCGCCCGCGCGAAGATCGAGTACAGCCCGCTGGCCACCGCCTTCCTCCAGTACGACTTCACCATCCCCGAGCTGCGCGCCGTCTACGAGGCGGTCTGGGACGAGAAGCTCCACCCCGGCAACTTCCACCGCAAGGTGCTCTCGGTGCCCGGCTTCGTCGAGAGCACCGGGACGACCACCGAGCGCGGCGGCGCCCGCGGCGGCCCACGGGCCCGCACCTACCACGCCGGCGACGCCCACCTCCTGCACCCCGCGCTGCTCCGGCCCACCCGGGAGGACGAGATCCGCTGA
- a CDS encoding NUDIX domain-containing protein, giving the protein MTTQEVSRTSNRPNSHCHWCGTPYPPGTTAWPRTCPGCSEISYRNPLPVVVTLLPVTQESGAPGLVVIRRTIEPGYGQLALPGGYVDYGESWQQACVRELREETGILAEAGDVTLVATDSDTHGGFLCLFGLLPARPLAELPPSVPTEETEGWQLADPTTALVFAFHTRVSQAWFNGEYAHH; this is encoded by the coding sequence ATGACGACTCAAGAGGTGAGCAGGACGAGCAACCGGCCGAACTCCCACTGCCACTGGTGCGGCACGCCCTACCCGCCCGGCACCACGGCCTGGCCCCGCACCTGCCCCGGCTGCTCCGAGATCAGCTACCGCAACCCGCTGCCCGTCGTCGTCACCCTCCTCCCGGTCACCCAGGAGAGCGGTGCGCCCGGCCTCGTGGTCATCCGCCGCACCATCGAGCCCGGCTACGGCCAACTCGCCCTGCCCGGCGGCTACGTCGACTACGGGGAGAGCTGGCAGCAGGCCTGCGTCCGCGAACTGCGCGAGGAGACCGGCATCCTGGCCGAGGCCGGTGACGTCACCCTGGTCGCCACCGACTCCGACACGCACGGCGGCTTCCTCTGCCTCTTCGGCCTGCTCCCCGCCCGCCCGCTCGCCGAGCTCCCGCCCTCGGTCCCCACCGAGGAGACGGAGGGCTGGCAGCTCGCCGACCCCACGACCGCCCTCGTCTTCGCCTTCCACACCCGGGTCTCCCAGGCCTGGTTCAACGGCGAGTACGCCCACCACTGA